From Paenibacillus sp. PL2-23:
AAGGTTGAGACCGTATCCGAAACAAGAATTGGAATGGCAACAGCCAATAATGATTTGTTCATGCGGCTTTGGTATGAAGTCCCTTTTACTGCAATCAATTTTGGAGCAGATTCGAGAGATACTGCACAGGAAAGTGGAAGTAAATGGTTCCCATATTGTAAGGGGGGGCCATTTAGAAAATGGTCCGGGAACATGGAATTTATTGTTGATTGGGAGAATGACGGATATAATATTAGAAATTTTAAAGACGAGGCGACTGGGAGAGTCAGGTCACATAATTATAATTTAGAATATATTCTCAAACCAGGACTAACATTTACGGCGATTAGCAGTAGTAAATTTTCCTGCAGACATATGAATTTCGCATTATTTGGAAGTGGTGGTTCGGGTGTTTGTAATATCAATGAAAAAAATAGGTTACCTTTGTTAGCATTCCTAAATTCTAAAACCGCAGAATATTTACTTAGAGTTTTAAGTTCAACTATGAATTTCGAGGTTAATATTGTTGGTAGTCTACCATTTATAGTAAACGATAAATACGAGATAATTACCCAAATCACTCATGAATGTATTGCAATTTCTACGTTAGAATGGGACTCTTTTGAAACAAGTTGGGATTTTTTGCGGCATCCTTTTATGGTTCATAGTACAAGCAGCAATCTCCTCGTAGATGTTTATAATACATGGGAGAAATTTACCAAATTTCAATTTTATAAGTTAAAATCTAAAGAAGAAGAACTCAATCGAATCTTCATCGAAATCTATGGATTGCAGAATGAGTTGACACCAGAAATTGAGGACAAAGATGTCACAATCCGAAAAGCCGACTTAGGTCGTGATGTTCGCTCCTTCATTTCCTATGCCGTCGGCTGTATGTTTGGCCGTTACAGTCTTGATGTCGAAGGGTTGGCCTATGCTGGTGGCGAATGGGATGATAGCAAATACAGTAATTTCATTCCAGACCAAGATAATATCATCCCAATTACCGACGAAGAATATTTCGAGGATGATATTGTCGGCTTGTTCTGTGCTTTCTTGAAAAAATCATTTGGCTCAAATACGCTCGAAGAAAATCTTGACTTCATCGCCAAAGCTCTTGGAAACAAAGGCAATACTTCAAGAGAAGTGATTCGGAATTATTTTCTAAAGGACTTCTTTAAAGACCATTGCAAAGTTTACCAAAAGCGTCCAATCTACTGGTTCTTTGACAGTGGAAAAGAGGATGGCTTCAAGGCTTTGATCTACATGCATCGTTATAACGGGGATACCATCGGCAACTTGCGGATTGACTATCTTCACCGGATGCAGCGTGTCTACGAGAACGAGATCGCGCGGATGCAGGACACCATTAACAACAGTAATAATGCGCGAGAAATTGCCGCGGCAACGAAGCGGAAAGAAAAGCTGACCCGGCAGTTGAAGGAAACCAAAGAATATGACGAAAAGATTGCACATCTAGCGCTTACACGCATACCGATTGATCTGGACGATGGTGTGAAAGTCAATTACGATAAAGTGCAGACGGGAACAGACGGCAAGAAGCTGGATGTGCTGGCGAAGATTTAATCATGATGGGAAGGAGCGGGTCGTATGGCTGAACTAAATTTGAAACAAATTGCCGACAAGCTGAGTGCCGAGTTCACTGGCGAAACCCGCAAACTGGTATTCTGGTATGACGATAAAGCTGAATTTACCGAAGACGTTCATACTCTCGAATTAAATAATGCTAAACTGTATCGTTTGGAGCCCGACAACCAGTTTTATACCAAGTACTTTCTGGAACGGTTGGATCGAACAACGAATTATTTGATTTATGCACCGTTCCCCAAACCGCACGTTCGGGATAATCATCTGGCTGATACCATCAAGTATTCCAAAGAATTTTTTGCCGATCGTGCTTCTCTGTTATCTGTTGACCTCGGAATTGATGAGAAGTATAAACCGCTCATCCAGAAATACATTAAATTCTTTGGGGCAAAAGACCGGACTCAAAGGTTTTATGATTTAGAAATTGAAAATTTCACTAAAGACACCATTGAAATTGCTCTGATGAGCGTACTTTGCAAAACACGAACAGCTTCCTTCGAGGAAGTTGTTCGTGTCGTCTTAACAGATAGCAGCTTGCAGGGCAACAAATTTCTTGCAGATTTTGAAAAGTATGATCTTCTTCCCGCTTACTGGCGACTTTGTGAGGACTATTTTGGTTATACGGATTCCAATCCGACGCTTGAGAAGCTGGTCGTTACCATGTTCGTTACCTACACGGATCGTTATATCGATACCGAACTTCCTAAGGCTTGGAAAAGCTTTGTTTCTTATAAGTCCGGCAATATTATAGCTTTCTTGGACAACCTGATGAATAGTTTGCTCTACCGTGATAGATATAACGAATTATCAGAGATTGTGGCCACGGGATTGAATGCCGCTTCTACCTTGGAATCCGTAAACGTCGAAGATATGTTGCGCTGCGATGCATTTGCGTTTATCGATCGGATGATCATTCAATGGATTGTGGATCGGCTCTTGGCTGAGGATACCGGTGCTCAACTGAAAGGAATGACCATCCCACTGATCTGCCAAGAACGGAGAAAGCGGCATTTTGAAGATATCTACAAAGAACAGTATCATCTAGTGGAACACGCCTATTTTCTGATATTACAGGCTAATTATCACTGCCCCGATGATTTCAAAGGCATTGTCAGTCAATACTGCGAGACTGACTACCTTATGGATACACATTATCGATATTTCTACACCTATTTCGACAAACTCAAGGACAACGTTGCATTTGAGCGATTGCGTGATCTGATTGAGAACATCTATACCAATGAATATTTGGCTGAAATCATTTCAAAGTGGAACGCGGTTATTGATTGCGATGAATCTATGACGATATTGCCGTTACAGAGGGATTTCTACTCTCGATATGTTCGCAACAGCAAAGAACGTGTAGTCATCATTATATCCGATGCTATGCGTTATGAGACGGGCCGTTCGCTGTTTGCGAGATTACAGGATGATGAGAAATGTACTGTGAAATTTGAATCCATGCTTGGTGTATTGCCATCGTATACGCGGCTTGGAATGGCGGCACTCCTTCCGCACAAAACAATAGAAATGACAGATGATTACCGCGTACTGGTGGATGGGGCATCTTGTGATGATCTAAAACAACGTGAAGTTGTGTTGCAACGCTATAATCCAAATAGCCGCTGCATTCAATATGACGACCTCAAATCGATGAAGAGGGATGCGATCCGCCAGTTATTTGTCGGGATGGACGTCATCTATATTTATCATAATCAAATTGATGCCCGCGGCGATAAAGCCAATACTGAGAACGAGGTTTTTACTGCTTGTGAGGAATCAATAAATGAAATCCACGATCTGATTCGTCAGCTCACAGACCATGTAAGTGCTACTCATTATATCGTAACTGCGGATCACGGGTTTATCTATAAGCGCGACAAGCTGCAGGAAAGCGATAAGATCGCGAATATTTCCGAGAAAGGATCGTTTGTTAACCGGCGTTTTATTGTATCCGATCAATCAATTCTGGGGGATGGTATTGCTTTTTTGCCATTAAGCCGAATTCTTGGAAATAATGATACCAAAGTGGTATCATTCCCGATCAGTTCTAACGTGTTCAAGGTAGCTGGCGGTGGTCAGAACTATGTACATGGCGGGTCATCCCCGCAGGAAATGATTATTCCAGTGCTGGATATTAAAACGGAAAAAGGGCATAAAGAGACGAGAACCGTCCAGATTGCGCTGATCAGTATGGTTCAGAAAATTACGAACTTGATTACAACCCTTGATTTCATTCAGAACGACCCGATTAGTGATGTCCTGAAGGGAACAAGTTTCAAGATTTTATTCATATCCGAAGACAACGAGAAGATTTCTAACGAGAACATTTATATTGCAGATAAGAAAGATGCTGACCCGCAAAAACGAATGTTCCGCCTCCGCTTTAATTTTAAAAATAAACAATACGATAAGTCGAAACGATATTATCTTGTTGCATTTGATGAAACAAATGATTTGGAAGTCCTTCGCCATGAGATAGTTATGGATATTGCTTTTGCAAATGACTTTGGATTCAATGTATAGGTGGTGAGTTTGTGATCGACGACGTTCAGCATGGGACGGATGGCCAATCGGAAATGATAGAAAAGTTGAAAACCTGGTTCTCTGGGAAAATTGTCAGGAAGGACCTGACCAAGAGAATCAAAGAAGGAGCTAACGTTCCGGTCTATGTCTTGGAATATTTGCTCGGGATGTATTGTTCATCCATGGATGAAGAGGAGATTGAAGCCGGGGTCGTTAATGTAAAACAAATCTTGGCCGAAAACTATGTACGTCCGGATGAATCGCAGAAGATTATTTCCAAGCTGCGCGAACGTGGCAGCTATACTGTAATTGATAAGGTTTCTGTCAAATTAAATTATAAGAATGATATCTACGAATCGGAATTTTCCAATCTTGGAATTAAAGGGGTTCCTATTGCAGAAACATACGTTTCCGACTATGAGCGACTTCTCTGCGGGGGTATTTGGTGTATTGTCCAACTGGAATATTTTTATGATGAAGCCGACAAAAATCGCTGCCCGTTCATTATCCGCAAGCTGACACCCATACAGATGCCGAGTTTGGATATCGAGGAAGTCAAGCAAGCAAGAGCCCATTTTACAGACGATGAATGGATTGATCTTGTTTTAAGAAGCACAGGGATGGAACCCTCTCAATTTACTAAACGGTTGAAATGGTTGCATTTGGCCAGATTGATTCCACTTATAGAAAATAACTACAACCTGTGCGAACTGGGGCCGAGAGGAACGGGGAAATCCCATATTTATAAAGAAATTAGCCCCAATAGTATACTTGTCTCCGGTGGTCAGACTACAGTAGCCAATTTATTCTACAACATGGGCAGCAAAATGGTGGGCCTCGTTGGTTTGTGGGATTGTGTAGCGTTCGATGAAGTGGCCGGTATCAAGTTTAAAGATCAAGACGGCGTACAAATCATGAAAGATTATATGGCTTCTGGTTCTTTCGCAAGAGGCAAGGAAGAGAAGAATGCATATGCTTCCATGACATTCGTTGGCAACATTAATCAAAGTGTTGACGTAGTCTTAAAGACGTCACACTTGTTTGATCCGTTCCCAGATGCAATGGCTAACGATTCTGCATTCCTTGATCGCATGCATTGCTATATCCCTGGTTGGGAAATACCGAAATATCGACCTGAATATTTTACGAATGATTACGGTTTTATTACGGACTATTTTGCGGAGATCATGCGTGAGCTTCGTAAAATCTCCTACGGAGATGCATTTGAGAAATTTTTTAAGTTGGGCAATAATCTGAACCAGAGAGATGTAATCGCGGTAAGAAGAACGGTGTCAGGATTAACCAAATTGATTTACCCCAACGGGCAATTCACCAAAGAGAACGTTGAGGAAATTCTGAGGTTCGCCTTGGAAATGCGTCGAAGAGTAAAAGAGCAGTTGAAAAAGATCGGCGGCATGGAATTTTATGATGTGAATTTTTCGTATATCGATCAAGAAACTTTCAACGAGGAATTTGTTCCAGTTCCAGAGCAGGGCGGTGGGAAGCTAATTCCGGAGGGAATGGGCAAGCCCGGTCATATTTACACGGTATCGCATGGAAAGTCTGGTATGATTGGGGTCTACAAATTAGAGATGCAAATGACCTCGGGTACCGGAAAATTTGAGAAAACCGGTCTTGGTTCGGATCGTGAAGCTAGGGAAGCTGTTGATACGGCGTATCGGTACTTAAAAGCGAATGGTAAAAATATTAGTGGATCGATTAGTACGACCACAAAAGATTACCTCATGCACATCCAGGACATGAACGGTATTGGCATAACCAAGTACCTGACTTTACCTGCTGTAGTAGCTATATGTTCGGTAGCCTTGAATAAACCTGCTCTAAGTTCCTCCGTAGTGTTGGGTGACTTAAGTATCGGTGGCACGATCATGAAAGTTGAAGAACTTGCTAACACATTACAGGTTTGCTTGGACAGTGGAGCAAAAAAAGTTTTGATTCCAATTACATCAGCAGTTGATCTTGGAACTGTCCCGTCTGAATTGATTGGCTGCTTCAATATTATCTTCTACCAGAGTGCGGAAGATGCTGTGTTTAAGGCATTAGGGGTTGAATGAACGAAATATCAAAATTTTTGTCGAATTTTTGTTTGCCAAATCTATGAAACTATGATAATATGATTTTGCCTTACAGATTGCTGTAAGGGTTGGAGATTGAAGTCAAGGGTCTGGCGAGCAGAAGCACGCACATGACACATTGACAAAGTTCACAGGTGGACACAAACTCACACATCAACCAACAAGCACTCCACATTGAACACGCCTCCTCAACTATCATAGCATAGTTGTTCATGCGTAATGTACGGGTGGCTGCAATACAATTACATCATACCTGCCAACTTAGGGATGCTACCCCCCGTGTTGGCAGGTATTGCACTTTATGGGGGAATATATGACTGTGGATGAGTGGAAGAAAAAGGTGAAATTCCGAGGCTATGCCCATTTCGATAGAAAAATAACCATAAATGAAGCATGGGATTATATCTCTGATCCACTAAAAATAAAAACTCATGGATTTCTTCCTTTTATCCACCATACATTGAAAATTACGAAGTATAGTAAATCCAAAGGTAAGACTACCAAAAACCGTGAAATTTGTTATTCCGCACACATGGATCGGTATATCTATCAGTACTACGCTTATCTATTAAATGAAGAATATAATAAAAGAGTAACTATTGACGGTCTTGACCAATGCTCGATTGCGTATCGCAACAATCTGCACATGAATAATATTCATTTTGCTAAACAGGCTTTTGACAAAATAATAGAACTTAAAGAATGCTATGTCGTCATCGGGGACTTTAAAAGCTTTTTCGACAGCCTTGACCATCAGTACTTAAAAAAGCGAATGTGTGAGCTGCTTCAAAAAGACAAGCTTCCTAACGATTATTATGCGGTATTTAAAAACATCACTAAATATTCAACATGGGAATTATCCGACCTTTTGAAAGAAAATGGGCAT
This genomic window contains:
- the pglZ gene encoding BREX-1 system phosphatase PglZ type A, giving the protein MAELNLKQIADKLSAEFTGETRKLVFWYDDKAEFTEDVHTLELNNAKLYRLEPDNQFYTKYFLERLDRTTNYLIYAPFPKPHVRDNHLADTIKYSKEFFADRASLLSVDLGIDEKYKPLIQKYIKFFGAKDRTQRFYDLEIENFTKDTIEIALMSVLCKTRTASFEEVVRVVLTDSSLQGNKFLADFEKYDLLPAYWRLCEDYFGYTDSNPTLEKLVVTMFVTYTDRYIDTELPKAWKSFVSYKSGNIIAFLDNLMNSLLYRDRYNELSEIVATGLNAASTLESVNVEDMLRCDAFAFIDRMIIQWIVDRLLAEDTGAQLKGMTIPLICQERRKRHFEDIYKEQYHLVEHAYFLILQANYHCPDDFKGIVSQYCETDYLMDTHYRYFYTYFDKLKDNVAFERLRDLIENIYTNEYLAEIISKWNAVIDCDESMTILPLQRDFYSRYVRNSKERVVIIISDAMRYETGRSLFARLQDDEKCTVKFESMLGVLPSYTRLGMAALLPHKTIEMTDDYRVLVDGASCDDLKQREVVLQRYNPNSRCIQYDDLKSMKRDAIRQLFVGMDVIYIYHNQIDARGDKANTENEVFTACEESINEIHDLIRQLTDHVSATHYIVTADHGFIYKRDKLQESDKIANISEKGSFVNRRFIVSDQSILGDGIAFLPLSRILGNNDTKVVSFPISSNVFKVAGGGQNYVHGGSSPQEMIIPVLDIKTEKGHKETRTVQIALISMVQKITNLITTLDFIQNDPISDVLKGTSFKILFISEDNEKISNENIYIADKKDADPQKRMFRLRFNFKNKQYDKSKRYYLVAFDETNDLEVLRHEIVMDIAFANDFGFNV
- the brxL gene encoding protease Lon-related BREX system protein BrxL — its product is MIEKLKTWFSGKIVRKDLTKRIKEGANVPVYVLEYLLGMYCSSMDEEEIEAGVVNVKQILAENYVRPDESQKIISKLRERGSYTVIDKVSVKLNYKNDIYESEFSNLGIKGVPIAETYVSDYERLLCGGIWCIVQLEYFYDEADKNRCPFIIRKLTPIQMPSLDIEEVKQARAHFTDDEWIDLVLRSTGMEPSQFTKRLKWLHLARLIPLIENNYNLCELGPRGTGKSHIYKEISPNSILVSGGQTTVANLFYNMGSKMVGLVGLWDCVAFDEVAGIKFKDQDGVQIMKDYMASGSFARGKEEKNAYASMTFVGNINQSVDVVLKTSHLFDPFPDAMANDSAFLDRMHCYIPGWEIPKYRPEYFTNDYGFITDYFAEIMRELRKISYGDAFEKFFKLGNNLNQRDVIAVRRTVSGLTKLIYPNGQFTKENVEEILRFALEMRRRVKEQLKKIGGMEFYDVNFSYIDQETFNEEFVPVPEQGGGKLIPEGMGKPGHIYTVSHGKSGMIGVYKLEMQMTSGTGKFEKTGLGSDREAREAVDTAYRYLKANGKNISGSISTTTKDYLMHIQDMNGIGITKYLTLPAVVAICSVALNKPALSSSVVLGDLSIGGTIMKVEELANTLQVCLDSGAKKVLIPITSAVDLGTVPSELIGCFNIIFYQSAEDAVFKALGVE